TGTTTGGTAAGAGTGCATTGGCAAATCCTTCTCCATAAATGCATGAGGAAAGAATGAAAAAAATGAAGATACTTGCAGCAATGAGGAAGCAACTATTGGAAGCGTTGTCTTAAAGGCGAAAAGGCACGTTGACGAAGTATTAGTAATAGATAATGGAAGTATTGATGACACGGCAAAGGAAGTGGGTCGTTACTTTAGATGGAGATGAAATTTCGCATGTTTTGAATCATTAATTATGTAAAATTACATAACGTATTTATACGTAATAAATATTATAGCTTGGTGAAGAGATGGAAAATCCGTTTGATTATCAAAGAATTGTAGTAGGAGAATCATTCGTAGATAGGGAGAAGGAATTAAAAGCTCTGATCGATGCAGTGCTTTCTGGAGAAAATATTTTATTGTATTCTCCAAGAAGATATGGGAAATCCTCACTTTTAAAAGAAGCGATTCGCAGAATAGGCGAAGAGCGTATTTCAATTTATGTGGATCTCTGGGAATGCCTCACTGAGGTAGAGATTGCCGAAAAGTTGGCCAGCGGTATAATAAATGCAGCTTATAACAAGATTGAGAAAGCTGCTACTATGCTCAAAGAGGGGATTACATCTGCCAGACCTCTTCTGACAATAGAAAAGGATGGAAGCATTGGAATAAAACTAGAATTTATTGAACGTGAAAAGACACTAAGAGAAACTATCATGATGATCCAAAAGATTGCAGAAAAACGGAAGAAAAAAGTGATTGTTGTAATGGATGAGTGTCAAGTGATTGCAGAGTTTAAAGGACATCGTATAGAAAAGGTCATCAGAAGTACAATTCAAGAGCAGAGTATGGTTACGTATATATTTTCAGGCTCGAAACAGCATGTCCTTGAGGCAATGGTGAATGAAAAAAGTAGGGCATTTTACAAACAGCTTAGACCAATGACCCTAGGGCCGATACCCATAGGAG
This region of Candidatus Thermoplasmatota archaeon genomic DNA includes:
- a CDS encoding ATP-binding protein, whose translation is MENPFDYQRIVVGESFVDREKELKALIDAVLSGENILLYSPRRYGKSSLLKEAIRRIGEERISIYVDLWECLTEVEIAEKLASGIINAAYNKIEKAATMLKEGITSARPLLTIEKDGSIGIKLEFIEREKTLRETIMMIQKIAEKRKKKVIVVMDECQVIAEFKGHRIEKVIRSTIQEQSMVTYIFSGSKQHVLEAMVNEKSRAFYKQLRPMTLGPIPIGAFTPFIKKGFSQVTNIDDDAIAEIYRLACGNPQRIQQICHWLFSKAIDGKVPTPTLVKEVVVEICLSLDKEFEDELDGIKNRRQRQILKALSIDPTEKPMSMEFIQKHALGPASSVQTALKGLIEKGVLDNRYEFVDPLFKVWLLFKHRKMI